The Candidatus Goldiibacteriota bacterium HGW-Goldbacteria-1 genome includes a region encoding these proteins:
- a CDS encoding carbon starvation protein A encodes MGLLLMLIAAALFITAYHTYGRWIARKFQIDYTKKTPAHEQRDGVDFEPAKRYVLLGHHFASIAGVGPIVGPIAGAMFGWLPVFLWIILGNIFMGAVHDFASLVVSVRNGGKSIGGLMEEYLGKAGKRVFLVFTWLALVLIIAVFTIVVANTFTAYPQVATASGAFMLIAVLFGYAVYVKKAPLFISTVIGVLFLLAGIAFGGVFPAKLTYTVWVLILFAYIFIASVTPVWILLQPRDYLNSFLLYMIIIAGFAGVIAYRPEISLPAFTGFNVKNVGYMFPILFVTVACGAISGFHSIVASGTVSKQLDSKKDMQFVGYGGMLLEGMLAVIALITAAMLTQQNYMLSLSVGKPEEIFIKGIAAFTVKMGLPFEAGVSFCALVISAFALTTLDTAARLGRYTFQELFEVKNTNNPVLGNMYLATAITVGVAALFAFNKSGTMAIWPVFGSANQLLACLALLAVTAYFAKRKENNLFVKIPAVFMFLVTISAIAFLMAKNFTAKNYPLAILSFLLLGTALYVVKLAKDKKVI; translated from the coding sequence ATGGGACTTTTGCTTATGCTTATTGCCGCGGCTTTGTTTATAACCGCCTACCATACTTATGGCAGGTGGATAGCGCGCAAATTTCAAATTGATTATACAAAAAAAACCCCGGCGCATGAACAGCGCGACGGCGTGGATTTTGAACCCGCAAAAAGGTACGTGCTTTTAGGACACCACTTTGCGTCAATTGCGGGCGTGGGGCCCATTGTGGGTCCGATAGCCGGCGCCATGTTCGGCTGGCTGCCGGTTTTTTTATGGATAATATTGGGTAATATTTTTATGGGGGCGGTTCACGATTTTGCGTCGCTTGTCGTGTCGGTAAGAAACGGCGGCAAGTCCATCGGCGGGCTTATGGAAGAGTATCTTGGCAAAGCCGGCAAAAGGGTTTTTCTTGTCTTTACATGGCTTGCGCTTGTTCTTATAATTGCGGTTTTTACCATTGTTGTGGCCAACACCTTTACGGCTTATCCGCAGGTGGCAACAGCTTCGGGCGCTTTTATGTTAATTGCCGTGCTGTTTGGGTATGCGGTGTATGTTAAAAAGGCGCCGCTGTTTATTTCCACTGTAATAGGGGTTTTGTTTTTACTGGCGGGAATAGCGTTTGGAGGGGTGTTCCCGGCAAAACTTACTTATACTGTATGGGTCTTAATATTATTCGCGTACATCTTTATAGCCTCTGTCACGCCTGTCTGGATACTTCTGCAGCCAAGGGATTATCTGAATTCTTTCCTTCTTTACATGATAATAATTGCCGGGTTTGCCGGTGTAATAGCATACAGGCCGGAAATATCACTTCCTGCGTTTACCGGATTCAACGTAAAAAATGTGGGGTATATGTTTCCGATACTTTTTGTAACTGTTGCATGCGGGGCTATTTCCGGGTTTCATTCAATTGTTGCGTCAGGTACGGTATCCAAACAGCTTGATTCAAAAAAAGACATGCAGTTTGTAGGATACGGCGGAATGCTGCTTGAAGGCATGCTTGCGGTAATTGCGCTTATCACCGCGGCTATGCTGACACAGCAGAACTATATGCTGTCTTTGTCGGTGGGCAAGCCTGAAGAGATATTTATAAAAGGAATAGCCGCTTTTACCGTGAAAATGGGCCTGCCGTTTGAAGCAGGGGTTTCTTTCTGCGCCCTTGTGATAAGCGCGTTCGCGCTTACCACACTTGATACGGCGGCAAGGCTTGGCAGGTACACTTTTCAGGAACTTTTTGAAGTTAAAAATACCAATAACCCTGTACTTGGAAATATGTATTTAGCGACCGCAATAACAGTGGGGGTTGCCGCTCTGTTCGCTTTTAATAAAAGCGGTACTATGGCAATATGGCCCGTGTTCGGTTCCGCCAACCAGCTTCTGGCATGCCTTGCGCTTCTGGCCGTGACCGCGTACTTTGCAAAGAGAAAAGAAAACAACCTGTTTGTAAAGATACCCGCGGTATTTATGTTTCTTGTCACAATATCAGCGATTGCTTTTCTTATGGCAAAGAATTTTACGGCAAAAAACTACCCGCTTGCAATACTGTCATTTCTGCTGCTTGGTACAGCGCTTTATGTGGTAAAGCTGGCAAAAGATAAAAAGGTGATATAA
- the argH gene encoding argininosuccinate lyase — MAKTWQGRFKKQIDPEADKFNASVSFDKRLFKHDVAAGIAHAGALSRAGIITGAEEKKITSGLKKVLAMESRIDFSKYEDVHSAVEMELTALIGDAGKKLHTGRSRNDLVATDTRLYVIEDSALIEKELKLLLKALLKLAKKNTNSFIKGYTHMQQAQYVSAAHWAMAYFEMFKRDLTLLNTFRERVSVMPLGSGAIAGSNFAIDRAYAAKALGFKNISANSMDGVSDRDFAADFCYFCSLSSVHLSRMAEEIIMYATTEFNLIDIDDSFATGSSLMPQKKNPDIAELLRGKSAGFMGNLLSMLAMMKGLPLTYNKDMQEDKVTLFRSLDEIKSCLHIAARLIDNIAFKKDNNENTFMYSVDVADYLVEQGVPFRDAHEITGKLVGYCVEKEKQFTQLSKAELAEISPKLNAEMIASLSPEKSVNMKKTAGSPSVKSVTKQIADAERFLK, encoded by the coding sequence ATGGCGAAGACATGGCAGGGCAGGTTCAAAAAACAGATAGATCCGGAAGCGGACAAATTTAACGCGTCGGTGTCATTTGATAAAAGGCTTTTTAAGCATGACGTGGCCGCGGGCATAGCGCACGCGGGCGCACTTTCACGCGCGGGCATAATTACCGGCGCGGAGGAAAAAAAGATAACGTCAGGGCTGAAAAAAGTGCTTGCCATGGAGAGCCGCATAGATTTTTCCAAATATGAAGACGTGCATTCCGCGGTGGAAATGGAATTAACCGCGCTTATCGGGGACGCCGGCAAAAAACTTCACACCGGACGCAGCAGGAATGACCTTGTAGCCACGGACACCCGCCTGTATGTGATAGAAGACAGCGCGCTTATAGAAAAAGAATTAAAGTTGTTATTGAAAGCGCTGCTAAAGCTGGCAAAGAAGAATACAAATAGTTTTATAAAAGGCTATACGCACATGCAGCAGGCGCAGTATGTTTCTGCCGCGCACTGGGCAATGGCGTATTTTGAAATGTTCAAACGCGACCTTACACTCCTTAATACTTTCAGGGAGAGGGTGTCGGTAATGCCGCTTGGTTCCGGCGCGATAGCGGGCAGCAATTTCGCGATAGACCGCGCGTACGCCGCAAAAGCGCTTGGGTTTAAGAATATTTCCGCCAACAGCATGGATGGTGTTTCTGACAGGGACTTTGCCGCGGATTTCTGCTACTTCTGCTCATTGTCATCTGTTCATCTTTCACGCATGGCAGAAGAGATTATAATGTACGCGACAACAGAATTTAACTTAATTGACATAGATGATTCGTTTGCCACAGGCAGCAGCCTTATGCCGCAGAAAAAGAACCCCGACATAGCCGAACTTTTAAGGGGTAAGTCAGCCGGTTTTATGGGAAATCTATTATCCATGCTGGCAATGATGAAAGGGCTTCCGCTTACATACAATAAGGATATGCAGGAAGATAAAGTGACGCTTTTCAGGTCACTGGATGAAATAAAGTCATGCCTGCACATAGCTGCAAGGCTTATTGATAACATAGCGTTTAAAAAAGATAATAACGAAAATACTTTTATGTATTCCGTAGACGTGGCAGATTACCTTGTGGAACAGGGTGTGCCTTTTCGGGACGCGCACGAAATCACGGGAAAACTTGTCGGTTACTGTGTGGAAAAAGAAAAACAGTTCACGCAGCTTTCAAAGGCGGAACTGGCGGAAATATCGCCAAAACTTAACGCGGAAATGATAGCGTCATTAAGCCCGGAAAAATCCGTAAACATGAAGAAAACGGCAGGGTCGCCTTCTGTTAAAAGTGTTACAAAACAGATTGCAGACGCGGAAAGGTTCCTTAAATAA
- a CDS encoding argininosuccinate synthase, whose protein sequence is MAKKVNKVVLAYSGGLDTSVIVPWLKETYGCKVIACVVDVGQKDDFKATEKKAIASGADKVYVLDKKEEFMKEYVFPMIKSGGVYEGKYLLGTSIARPIIAKAQVEIALKEGADAVSHGATGKGNDQVRFELTYKALAPQLTIIAAWKDDNWTIRSRSEAIDYAKAHGVPVPVTKKKPYSEDDNLWHISHEGGILEDPAKECPEEVLSRISTIKNAAETPQYVTINFVKGIPVGINGKKMEPVALITKLNELGGKHGIGFVDMVENRLVGIKSRGVYETPGGTLLFAAHKELEEITLDRDTAHYKQQLELKFTELIYNGMWFAPLREAISAFIDKTQETVTGDVKLKLFKGHVIPAGKTSPNSLYSMAYATFEEDEVYSQKDAKGFINLYGLQLKIFNQINRKKK, encoded by the coding sequence ATGGCAAAGAAAGTAAATAAGGTTGTACTTGCGTATTCGGGCGGGCTTGACACATCCGTAATCGTGCCGTGGTTAAAAGAAACATACGGCTGTAAAGTAATAGCGTGCGTGGTGGACGTGGGCCAGAAGGATGATTTTAAAGCCACGGAAAAAAAGGCCATAGCCAGCGGCGCGGATAAAGTGTACGTGCTTGATAAAAAAGAAGAATTCATGAAAGAATACGTGTTCCCTATGATAAAGTCAGGCGGGGTTTATGAAGGCAAATATCTGCTGGGCACATCCATTGCCAGGCCGATAATCGCCAAGGCGCAGGTGGAAATAGCATTAAAAGAAGGGGCGGACGCGGTATCACACGGCGCCACAGGCAAGGGAAATGACCAGGTGCGTTTTGAACTTACGTATAAAGCGCTTGCGCCGCAGCTTACTATTATAGCCGCGTGGAAAGATGACAACTGGACAATCCGTTCAAGGTCAGAGGCCATTGATTACGCCAAAGCGCACGGAGTGCCGGTACCTGTCACAAAAAAGAAACCATATTCGGAAGACGATAATTTATGGCATATCTCGCACGAAGGCGGAATACTTGAAGACCCGGCTAAAGAGTGTCCGGAAGAAGTGTTAAGCAGGATATCCACAATTAAAAACGCGGCAGAGACGCCGCAGTATGTCACAATTAATTTTGTGAAAGGGATTCCTGTCGGGATTAACGGCAAAAAAATGGAGCCCGTTGCGCTTATCACAAAATTAAACGAACTTGGCGGAAAGCACGGCATAGGGTTTGTGGACATGGTTGAAAACAGGCTTGTAGGCATTAAGTCAAGGGGAGTATATGAAACACCCGGCGGAACGCTTTTATTTGCCGCGCATAAAGAACTGGAAGAAATTACGCTGGACAGGGACACCGCGCACTATAAACAGCAGCTGGAACTTAAATTCACGGAACTGATATATAATGGAATGTGGTTCGCGCCTTTAAGGGAAGCCATCTCCGCTTTTATTGACAAGACACAGGAAACGGTGACCGGCGACGTAAAGCTTAAACTTTTTAAAGGCCACGTAATACCGGCGGGCAAGACATCGCCTAACAGCCTGTATTCAATGGCTTACGCGACATTTGAAGAAGACGAAGTTTATTCTCAGAAAGACGCCAAAGGGTTCATTAACCTTTACGGATTGCAGCTTAAGATTTTCAACCAGATAAACAGGAAGAAAAAATAA
- the argF gene encoding ornithine carbamoyltransferase gives MINKLSKKDLLTLDEYTKDEISLILSVSENIREKQKSGEMFVPLLGKALGMIFRKSSTRTRVSFEIGMFQLGGAALYLSPSELQLGRGETVADTARVLSRYLDGIMIRTYDHSEVEELAANATIPVINGLTDFTHPCQILADILTIKDKKKVLKGITVAYVGDANNVCNSWMFGAPKADLNLRVASPKGYEPDPAVFARAKKSAADNGTDLIFTNDPRAAVENADVIYTDVWTSMGQEEESEKRKKDFTGFQINSELVRLAKKDAIVMHCLPAHRGEEISAEVIDGPQSVVFDEAENRLHVQKGVMALLMGNK, from the coding sequence ATGATTAACAAACTTTCAAAAAAAGACCTGCTGACGCTTGATGAATACACAAAGGATGAAATTTCTCTTATACTTTCAGTATCAGAGAATATCAGGGAAAAGCAGAAAAGCGGAGAGATGTTTGTCCCCCTTCTTGGAAAAGCGCTGGGAATGATTTTCAGAAAAAGTTCCACGCGCACAAGGGTCTCTTTTGAAATCGGGATGTTTCAGCTTGGCGGCGCGGCGCTGTACTTAAGCCCAAGCGAACTTCAGCTTGGACGCGGCGAAACAGTGGCGGATACCGCAAGGGTTTTATCGCGCTATCTGGACGGCATAATGATAAGGACGTATGACCACAGCGAAGTGGAAGAACTTGCGGCAAACGCGACCATACCGGTTATAAACGGGCTTACTGATTTTACGCATCCCTGCCAGATACTGGCGGACATACTTACCATAAAAGATAAGAAGAAAGTATTAAAGGGAATTACAGTTGCCTACGTGGGCGATGCCAATAACGTCTGCAATTCATGGATGTTTGGAGCGCCCAAAGCGGATTTAAATTTAAGGGTGGCTTCCCCAAAAGGGTACGAACCGGACCCGGCAGTGTTTGCCAGGGCAAAAAAATCCGCAGCTGATAACGGGACAGATCTTATATTTACAAATGACCCGCGCGCGGCTGTTGAAAACGCGGACGTAATTTACACCGATGTCTGGACAAGCATGGGGCAGGAAGAGGAATCGGAAAAAAGAAAAAAAGACTTTACCGGGTTTCAGATAAATTCGGAACTTGTAAGGCTTGCAAAAAAAGACGCTATTGTAATGCACTGCCTGCCAGCGCACAGGGGCGAAGAAATATCGGCAGAGGTTATAGACGGGCCCCAGTCGGTGGTTTTTGATGAAGCGGAAAACAGGCTGCACGTGCAAAAAGGCGTAATGGCTCTGCTGATGGGAAATAAATAA
- a CDS encoding aspartate aminotransferase family protein, which produces MPDKNMNNKLKADDKKYIGNTFKRYDAVFAKGKGAEITDTAGKKYIDLLAGVAVNLLGYNNPVVNAAMTAQIKKYTHTSNWFYSENQIKLAELLVKNSFGSKVFYVNSGAEATEVAIKIVRKWGMLHKNGAYKVITMRNSFHGRTIAALTATAQEKFHKYLKPLPEGFMYADFNNISSVEKLIDDKTAAVLVEPIQAEGGVLFPDKNYFKELKALCEKKNVLLIADEVQTGLGRTGKLFAYQNFGFEPDMMTLGKGLGGGLPLSAVIISEKLEDVYTVGDHGTTMGGNPVACAAGYAVLKQVNTKSMLKMALTKGNKLMKDLKKLNNPVIKDIRGMGLIIGVELTGDNANEAAARAFKQGVIINACKPNVLRLVPPLIITQKQADKAVKVINRSLA; this is translated from the coding sequence GTGCCGGATAAAAATATGAATAACAAATTAAAAGCTGACGATAAAAAATACATAGGCAATACTTTCAAGCGCTACGACGCGGTCTTCGCAAAGGGGAAAGGCGCGGAAATTACAGATACTGCCGGGAAAAAGTATATAGACCTTCTGGCGGGTGTTGCTGTAAACCTGCTTGGCTATAATAATCCCGTGGTCAACGCCGCCATGACAGCGCAGATAAAAAAGTACACTCACACTTCCAACTGGTTTTACAGCGAAAATCAGATTAAACTGGCGGAACTGCTTGTAAAAAATTCTTTCGGCAGCAAGGTCTTTTACGTAAACTCCGGCGCGGAAGCCACAGAAGTGGCAATTAAGATTGTCCGCAAGTGGGGAATGCTGCATAAAAACGGCGCTTATAAAGTTATAACAATGCGCAACAGTTTTCACGGCAGGACAATCGCGGCCCTTACGGCAACAGCGCAGGAAAAATTCCACAAATATTTAAAGCCGCTTCCCGAAGGGTTTATGTACGCGGACTTTAATAATATTTCTTCCGTGGAAAAACTTATAGATGACAAGACCGCCGCTGTCCTGGTAGAACCCATTCAGGCGGAAGGCGGCGTATTGTTTCCTGATAAAAACTATTTTAAGGAATTAAAAGCGCTGTGCGAAAAAAAGAATGTCCTTTTAATCGCGGATGAAGTGCAGACAGGGCTTGGCCGCACGGGAAAACTTTTTGCGTATCAGAACTTTGGGTTTGAACCCGATATGATGACCCTTGGAAAAGGTTTAGGCGGCGGGCTTCCGCTGTCAGCTGTTATAATTTCTGAAAAACTTGAAGATGTCTATACAGTGGGCGACCACGGCACAACAATGGGCGGAAATCCCGTGGCGTGCGCGGCAGGTTATGCGGTATTGAAACAGGTAAACACAAAATCAATGTTAAAAATGGCGCTGACAAAGGGCAATAAGTTAATGAAAGATTTAAAGAAACTTAATAACCCTGTAATTAAGGATATAAGAGGAATGGGGCTTATTATAGGTGTTGAACTTACAGGCGATAACGCGAATGAAGCCGCGGCAAGGGCGTTTAAACAGGGAGTTATCATTAACGCGTGCAAGCCAAATGTTTTAAGGCTTGTGCCGCCTTTGATAATAACGCAAAAGCAGGCTGATAAAGCCGTAAAGGTAATCAACCGGTCGCTTGCATGA